The DNA region CTTAATACGGAACCTGTGTAATACAAAAAGATATTTCAGTTCCCTGGGCACTGTTAGTGTTATTATAATGGGAATAAGTGACAAAAGCAGATAAGTTTTGATAATTGCTGATCACTGCCATGTGTTAACAAATGCTCTCAAATTATGCATAAGGCCACACCAAATCAATAGGTAGTTCGTCGGGAGCAGCGCACGTAAATTTTCGGGttcgagaaaaaaatataaaaaatatgcgACCGCACGTCAAAAAAATTCCGGATTTATTTTTTCGTCATCCGAATTACTTAGTGCTTTACTGGTGCTTGGAGAGTCTTGAATTACATTGCGGAAAGGGAGACATTGAAGGTTTTGTCTGACATAGATGAATTAACTACAAAAATGGCGGGTAAGGAGAAAAGCGCTGACGGAAAAATCGTATTTACCAACATGCTTTTGaacttttaacatttaatttttggaCGATGAGTGATGAGTGATGAACATCCAGAGTGACCCAGCATCCTTGCTGCTATTTTATCGCGATCGCGGTCGAAAATGAAACGTTTGAGGACCTTTTCGTGTTGTTGACATTCATCTGTTCACTCTCGTAATCTTCACTCTCAGCACTTTGTTTTCGATTATGGGAAATTTCACAAAATAGTATGAATTTCTGTAACAACTTGACAACTGAATTTTTCACAATCAGTCAATCTTTCTATCATTTGTTTCTCATGAAAGATAATTTGTATGTGTTgcgcaaaaataaatgattttcctggtaaattgtattaattagaTTTTCAATTTAAAGCTTGTGTTCATtctgatatttttgttaataatacatgcatgtactttGATGCTATGTCTTTGATATCCATGGATGAGTGCATGCATCAAATTACTGGATTGTTTGGAAAATCattggtattttttatcattGGTATTTTTTTCCTGATGTAGAAAAACACCTTTGTATAGTTATATTATACTTTGAAAAATTATGGTAGGTGATGTTACATGTATCTAGTTAACTTTGGTGTAcctttaatgtacatgtgtgattGTTCTTATGATACTTTTAACAAgatatgattttttgttttaactgATCAGATAgatcattgtttttgtttttgtttttttatcaaaaatttacATTGTTGTTAAAATTTACTGTTTCGTTTTTGTTAATGcatgataacatatatatacagaagtaTCCAGgatgattgaaaaaaaacacaGTAAACAGGTTTATCAGTGTTTTCTTACTTAATATTTACTTCcatggtttgaaaaaaaaattgctcgCTCGACTTTGAAACCCTTCGCTCCTAAAAATCCTcaattccatttttttttaaaaacaaaaaaaattcacTCGCTCgttccatttttatttttcaatttcccGAAGAACTACAAATTAATTTGGTGTGGtctaaagaaaagaaaatccaCTCCGGGGACTAATAACTTTCAATAAACGATAGTATATCCCTGACCAAAGTAtcaaattgtttcattttctgtgTTTGCTGTTCAAATGCTAACACACTTAATACGAAATCCGCATAATACGAAAGGATTTCAAGGGTCAACAGGAAttcataataattaatttaaattaaaatctgGTTGGACTATagttttatatgaaaaagtacATACATTTCTGTTTGAAAAACTTTTGGTTTTgctaattataaaatatataaatcttgGCATATAACAGTTATTtgtccttgcaggtaggtattccTTAGGACAGTATGTGTTTGCAAGGGTAACATTCTGAGTACTATGTTAACCTATActttaatatatacaaattatgaCACCAAAATCAATTTCTACCTGAAAGGACAGTTATAACTCTATAATTTGCAAAGATAGAATACTACATCGTTCTAGTAAAGGTAGCTTCAAATCAGAAGGATTATCATGGCCCACAAAATGGCCACTTATATAATTGTGATAGAAGTAAAGGGGGGAATTAGAGAAACTGCATTCACTGCTTAGCTTCTTCCATGCACCATATTCACTGTAATCCATGGGATGGGTGAAGCATTTAATATAACTTCAACTCCTTTGATCCTGAAGAGGGAAGGGTTACATATGTATGGGGACACGTGGGCTAATTAGTAATTATACAGTAACAGAAATgtaaatatcttacattttatgtTACTTACCATTTGATCACTGTTGTCATGATGAACAAATGGTTGATTACCAGACCTGTTGACAGAAAAATGAGAAGACTCAACTttgtacatttatgtacattgtacaagctagcctttataaattttggttaTAAATACATGCAGGCTTAAATCAATCTTGATCTCcctattttcaattttaatttgcttttattggtttctttttattattttaccatTCCTGCATCATAATTCATTTACCAACTGAAATAAAGGAAAATTCTTAGTGAGACACTACAGTATATGTAGTATCAGACCGATTATGTCAGTACTTATCttctagaacgaatatacgtacccggcctactatacctttcggccgggtacgaattggtccctatgtgtcgtagtggagcactgcctcagaaaatcacttgGGCATAAttatctatacttttttgtaggtttccaattattttatgcgtatacattaGTGTTGTATAATCGGCTAAAAATGACAATCGATCATCAGTTCAAATCAGATGACCCATCCGATCTGATAATCGCACAAAATGATCGGTTCATTATTGTAGTCAAATTGCCAATTTATGGCTACTTTTGTCTTCATTGTAAGCAGTGAAGAGAATGCTGAATGTTTTTCTTACAatttttttactataaaagGTGAAAATTATTGTAATGGAGAAATGTATGGAGGCATTCACACTgtaaattgtgtttttattgGAAAATTGTTAAAATCACAATAAGTTCCAATATTTACCCGATTAATCGATTATAAAATTTTTAATCGATTATCGGATCGGTTGAGGatcatctagtagttaatcgattattgCCGATCATCAATACAACACtagtatacatgcatttacatattatttttgtccaaaacaaacataactaccattcttaatatctaccgtaccgctcatgtaaaaataatgcctagatgagaatttgatattttatgtggttcagtttcattgcctagtaggtaagcgatatcaaacaagtacaacaaaaatgcaaacaaacgttttataatggtttgcataatcattactttgctccattagcagtaataggcaacaattgtagctctaaagacgacaccattttctgtcaaaaagtcttttgagctacaatattgcagctacttATCTTCATGTACTATGCCAGGTCCGGTAGCACCGCTAAATCTGGCTATATAGCTAGATTTGACTATATAGCCAAATCTGACAACACGTATAgtggacaaatgtaaacaaaagtgACATACCTGGTCACAAAATCAGCGTACACATCGAAAATTGAATGACGAATCTTGAAAATCGGCAAAACGAAATATATTTGTCATCCAAGATAATTTCcggtgattttttaaaaatccgTCGTTGCATTTTTTGGTACTCGCATCCATTCATCCTCATGTTCTGATGTAAACGATATAAAATCCAAATTTCCCATTTGAAATATGCcaaatatctttttgtttaTGAGCCGTCTATAGCACTTTTTGCACATGAATAATGTTGCACGGGATCTGCATGCTTCAAGCGCACCTGTGGCCTGAATCTTCATCAGGTGGATGCTTATCTGCAGACGACACAACGACGCCATATTGGTTCGCCTCGCTATAGTTTTGTTACCGGGGACTAGTGATAATGGATACTAAATAATTGCAACGATGGAACTATAAAAAGTCACTTGCAAATGAACAAGTAGgcaaacattattcatatcacCGACTTACATGTTTCGTCATCTATGCTTTCATATTGCACGAGAAAAATGTGACCAGATCTCacctgtttgtttacatttgtccacTATACGTGTAGTCAGATTTGGCTATATAGTCAAATCTAGCTATATAGCCAGATTTAGCGGTGCTACCGGACCTGTatgcatatgtatacatatacatttgtatactatttACAACTAAAACCTAGCTACATAGCCAGCCTTGTAGCTGCTACATGTAGACAACATGTATTGTACATTACATACACGTATAATGCATAATATAAGTAATTACTCGATTTGTAGTCTGTTTATCCTCTTAGAAATTGGCAAGCATGAATCTTCACAATCTGCATTTGGGCTCCTTGGTCTCTTCAAGCTAAGAAAtaagatgaaaaataaataaatgtgcATTTTGGTACAgttacatattgtacatgtatgtagttcAAAAAATATCTTGCTATATATGTATCGCCAGATTTGATTTAGAGTACACTTTCATTTTACAACACGAAAGAATTGTCAAAATGGCCGCTGTACTTTTAAGTTTAACATCTCGAGATACTCATCATTCTTGCATATAAACCTACGCTTATGTAATACAATACTGTGTTCCAATGAGtctttacattatttatttttttaaatagcgCTAATAGCTTCAGCTGTATCTGCAATTTGAAATGTTGATCAAGCACGAATTGTGCATGTTTGACAGAAACTGCATGAGAACGCATTCGAATCCAAACTCTCAGTCTGGTAACTTATTTATATGCAATCGAAACATTATTTGTTCTAACAAATTCAACACTGATTTATAAGGATTTTATTATAGTTACCTTGCCGTCATTTTGTACTATTCATTTCAGCTgcgcaaaataaaatataaataacgaTGAAGAAGCACTTCTGTCAGAGACGTCTGCTCACAGGAGAGTtctacaaggggagataacaaagACAGGTGCGACCACATGTCATGTGGGAGTTATTCCTCTTGGCGTGTAATCCGAttcgtacatgtatgtgacaaattattttgacattttacacaaaaaattcGATATCTTTACGACAGATTCACTCGAGTTTGATAATCCTGCCCTTTAACTGAATTTCGCTTTCGTTGGAAAAGTATAGAATATTAATGAGAGACTTACTAAAGCTACAATAGTAGGccttatacagtatacatgtaaaacatttgtaatttataattttataattatttgttaaataaaaaagGTATTTTCTAGATAACTTTTTAACAGCGACAATCTAAAACTCTTCAGTGAAAATACGCGTCTGCAATGGCAAAAGTCAGCCACCTTACATGCACTGTATGCAGTCCAATTATTTATACCATGCTGTCACATGATCTTGCAAGCGCACCTAAGcgtttcatttatttattgttacatgtatatcgtgGTGACAGCAAGGAACAAACAGTACCTTCCAaaaataaatggtattttttcagtttaccaaaaataaacgaaaaaaCATTGACCTTACCCCATGATGAAATTGGAAGTAAACATGGCACACGATCTTGCGCAGTACACTACAATccaattttaatcatattatGACTATTCAATTTATTAAGCTGACCATTCAAATTTCTATGAAGaacaaaaaaattgaattataaatcagattgaaattcttaaaaatgtcaaataaaaaaaaatattggctaCTTTTTAAATCAGACGACACTTTCTGCCATTCTTCCACTATATATATCGCCTCAATTGTAACACGGTATGTCTGCATCTTAGACTAAACACTGAGATTGTATTAGAATTTACATTGCCATTCTATACTTTTCATGTCTAAAAAGGTtcgtttctttttaaaattagcTAAAATTACAAGTGCGTAAGATCATGTGCCGcgcatatgatatatatatatatatacgataaaAATCCAATATCACTTACATGTATTAGGGTTTagtatcagaaacatatatacatatgtacatatgcttctgtatctatataaatgagGGTTTGAAATATAGTAATGAAGTGTCATCCGCAAATTGTTTTACAAGACTATCAagattatcaaatacatgtttgtcattcatatacaaaataaatagtaCTGGACCTAAAACTGGCCCGTGCGGAACGCCAACATTTGTACTTTAAACCAGAAATAAACGGAAGATTTAGatataaagtttttttctcCTAAAACTTGTTGGTACGGGCATAATTTTCAAaccaattttgaaatttttaacttcatagatgtatatacatgcatgtataccataattttctattttaaataatttgaacaCTCTGTCCCTTGCGACACACGATCGAATGCTTCagaaatacatatgtatcacAGAAAGCCTGATATTTTCACTAAATCTTCACATAAATAAACGTGTACAGTAGAATGATCCGTCTGGAAACCATATTGACGTTGCCAATATTCCTTGTGTTTTTATATGCGTATAAGACAAATATGAATAACAGTTCCCTGTGATATAGAATAACATGTCATAATCCCATGTGATGTTTatacttatacatgtagtatacagTGAAGACAATCACACACCACGTACATGCATCTCAGTGATTTCTTAGTGTATAAGTTGTGGAGAAAAACTTTCCACAATTTCATGTGATAGATATGTTAACATTATTATGGCAAACACACACCGCAATCCCATGTGAATAAATGTGTAAACGAATCTGGTAATATTCATTCGGTCAaacaatttgtaaaattttactTTGCATTTATGGTTTAATAAGGAAGAAGACATATATTAAAAGCTACAATTGCTTTTTATTGCCATGTTACACTAGACCATTTTTACTACATGTGTGTTGTCAACTGTGTCCGACGTCGGTAACGATATTTCTATATTTGGATTAGTATAATATACAGTACTTGATAAGGGATGACCTGATAGTTGGTCTATATCTACCTGGTAATATGGAGAGTACCCTCCcatgtattttacaaaaaaaaaataattaaattcaaaCTTCAACGTTTTACAGTaccaataaaacatcaaattaatTTCTCAATGTGCTAAATCTAAGCGCTTTGTATTAAAATGGATAAAAACACGATTTTGACAGAAACACATggatatatattgaaatataaatctaTTGCAATATCGATAAGATttgttatatactgtaaatgCTATATTGATATCTttatgtaaaatttaaacacaGGTGCGAACATAGTAAAACATAGCTCCATTTAAGTAAGCATACTGTTGGCCgtcacatatacattgtatttgactGAGGGAGTGATGGAGAGGGTCATAGAGGGTAGAGGGCGTGTGCGAAAAAGGGTACAGGGTGTGATTAAAAGTGAGAGCGATGGGATATATTGAAAGAATACGGCTTGTGAGAGAGAAAAAGAGTATGGCAGATGTTATTTTTTTggcaatttattttaattaatagtttattaatatgtattttcatcaaGTGCGTATGCGTtttcatgatatatattttattattccaACTGTTATATCATTATACGGCAATTAGTAAATCGTTATCGTAGGTAGCTGTTGTAAACAGGAAGTTCATTCTGATATAAGGACACAAATCATTAAAGTATCCTGTTTGTATTTTCCAAATTAaggaaattgaaaatgtttacGTACTATACTTTGACCACAGAAATCTTCATATTAAATGTGTAATACAGAAATCACCGTTACAACGGTAGTTAAtaagatttaaattcatttttactTGTATAAACATGGTGATGTAATAAGCTAGTCAAATCGGTGCACATAAATCCTTAATTACTGTTGTTCTCCGCCAGTCACCcatacatcaaaatatattttctagaAGCTAGTATCAATATCTGTTGGCAGGATACATTGCGGTTTTCATATCGATATTCAGAAATTTAATATCCTTTTATAGTTAGTTTCAGTTGTAAACAGGAAAATTACATTAGatgtaatatgtttttattctaAACATCTTAAGGAATTTCGTATTCTGTTTGATCAGATGAAATGGGACAGGTGttattattatatctatttatgaAACAAGATAATTGGCTTTAGGGATCATTACTTTGATACTTCCAATTAACTGTTTTACATCTTAATAAATGTAATCAATAAAACCAACATCATGTTTAACTGAAAGCGCCGGTACCGTTCTGACAGTAATATAACTGTCGTCAATATATGAGCCATATAAAAAGGGTCAGGTGATTtaaattaagaatatttaaaattataaattatagaTTATGTAGTATCCCATGCATCCTAAAACATGTTTCTGTtataatttcagagaaaaattttgttttcattcgtGCCCACCATGAAGCATTCCTCTGTACTTAAATCTTGGTTTACATCCAAACCTGActcaaatatatgaaataatgagaaattatgaaaatttatcaAAGTTATGTTTAAAAAAGTCAAATAATTTGTCCTCCTTCTATGTTGCATTTCTTgactgttgtaaatatgtttctctacacaATGCATTTTTTAAAGAGACTAATAAAGTTTGAAGAAGTTTGAAGAAGAGTAAGAAAGCATTTTTCGCGATAGCTTAATGAAAATTAAGGAATGTAATCAGGGTTCATACAACAAGCATGTTATTGGCCAAAAGTCAAATTTTCTAACCATTAACTACTTgttgatacatgtatcattagtGTGTTTTTGCTATacttatatataaagatatgtgTTCCTTAACCCaacgaaaattttgacatgttattttttcttcagtaatatatTAAAAACCATAAAGTTTATTGAATTTAGCTgttgaaataattcaaatggTCAGACAATCatatatgatgccttataaacgttattTACAACACATACcttaaaattcttgtttttttatgcATTATCGAGTTCCGATGAAAATATACCTGCAGAAATAACTATACAATTACTAATTGgcaatgtgaaataaaattgtagaccacaatctGGCTTCAAGGTCTGAccgtatatttgtttgtttgattaatttacgtcctattaacagtcagggtaatgtaaggacagcctcccatgtatgtggtgtgtagcgtgtatttgatgcaaggtgcgtgttttggaagactgcggtatgttcgttttgtgtcttcttgtatagtggaactgttcccctttttatagtgctatatcactgaagaatgccgccaaagacaccaagcaatacaccccatccggtcacattatactgacaacgggcgaaccagtcgtcctactccctgtatgctgagcgctaagcatgAGCAGAAACCTCGGCCAAAGGACGGAACCCAGAACCTACCTCACCGGGACGAGAGCTCAACAGAAGACAAACAGTGAGGTGGTGTTAAAGAAGAGGAGGTATAAAACAGGTGCAATaagatatacaaataaaaaggGGTGAGaacaatatacatttaaaaaaaaattattaatgaCAATAATCTCCGATGCTGACAGCAGAAAATGTAACAGTTCATTTTTCGTTTCTTTAAGTTGATTCGAATTTCTGTCACATCCCTTGCCATATTTTCGTTCTCATATCATTCCAGGTTTCACAATATATGTTTCTCTTTTACCTTTATCATCGGAGAATAatatttttacagtatatatatcttatgtGGTATGGCGAGAAGGAAAGATATTAGaattgtgattttcaaaatcaatttgcaTCGATAATGTATTGCTGGGTGCTCTGGCTGTATTTTCGTCATTTGATAATCTTTTACTTCTATGCATTAATAGCTTGACATGAAATACTTTGTAGGATATGTTAATCAAGTTGTTTCCATCGTCGAATAGTAGACGAAAAAAGATGAGTTGGGAAGCTTCGAAAGGAAATTAGGCAAAGAATAGTTATTCAAGTTGCGTAGGTTATAATTGGAGTTTTCAGGCACTAAATTAATGGAGGCAGAAAATTGGTCAAATAATCTGGGGTTAGGGTTTTACtagttttataataaaaatgcaATTTTCTCTTGTAGCGACGATTTTCAAGGGGTTCTAATCCACTTTCAGAATATAAAGATGATCTACTAGCAAATGATGGCTAAGCTGTTATTATTCTAGCAATTTCGATCGCAAGCTATTACTTGACATGGCCTAATACGAAAACAATAAACACCAGTACGGTTGATTGGTATTTTATTGTACACTGTATGATCTATACTTGAATAGTTGTAACTATTGTTACAATGAATTTATCGTCTACGTTTAATCTAATATAAAGGTGTTGTTGATGATTAAATTCATCGTAAATATAACGACACAGATATTGAAATTATCCTAAAATGATCAGAAAATTGCATTTCTAAAATCACAGTTTCTAAAATAACTTCtcatataaatacaaaacaaattccATTCTgacaatgtacatacatgtattttattggttCGAATCCTTACTCTAAATCTAGGTGTTTCAGCATGAAACGGGTGTAATTAAGAAATCGCGAAAATGCTAGTACACTAAAATTAGTAAGTTAACAGTTTAAAGGTGAACAATGTGACACAATGTATAGAGAATGTGTTCCTGGGAACAAGGAACAGTTCCTATTTATGCTAACTTCCTTACATGGAAACTCCTTTACATGACAGGTATTTTTCGACATTTGTTATTTTGTCGTTGACTCAACCGTGTTTATCTTACAAGGTATCGATCAAAACGCAATCATTGTGGTTGTCACTGATACTTATCACGTCCAATTCTCGACAAAAGTCATTTATAAATCTCGATAATTCTCGTTTCCATTTCTGATGCCAACGAGACTTGTCCTTTTTACAGGTGCTATTAATGATTTTCGGAACAGAACACACGAACAATGTAGTTATAGCCTGAGTCAATGTTTGTAATTCCTTGAATTTCTCAAAACTTACCAGGAGTTCTACAGACAGATAAAGAACTATGGAAATTATAGTTATTTTCAGAATAGCCTTGAAAAGTTGTACGCGTAACGGTTGGTATCTATTGACAACGGACATAAACAAATCACTGGGCATACAGGCGACATCATCAACAATGGAGTAAACCTTGTCTGTTCCATGTTTCTCCGCGTATATTTTGCAAAGCTCTAGTACATTATTAAAGATGTTCGTGTATTCAGTTTTCAACTTCTGTATACTATCCcctatatacataattacagtTATATACAGAACAAAGTAGCCCGACGACTGGGTCGTATACGCGAATAAACCCGTGTATGTAAAAATGACAACCCGCGACAAAAACAGAAAACTATCGACAAACACAATATTTAACACGTAGATCACATAAGTAAGTGACGTAATCAGAAGTGGTATAAATAGCAAAACTAAACATTTGTAGCATATATGGTGTGTTCGAACGCGATTCCAGGCACCAAGGCAATAACCCCGTAGGattacaaacataaaaaacaaaataggCATTCCATAGAAAACGATACAAATCGCCATTTCTACCAGACAAACAATGAGATAGCACGGTAACAGagctacaaacaaaacacatataATACAGTTACCGTTCACTGTGAAATACGAAAGCATTGCCTGAAGGCGTCTTAGTTGAATCTTGAAAACATAACCAGTAAAGCTTGGATTCAAAAGCATGAAGAAATTCTTCACCATGGCACTAGAAAGTTGGTCGTATCCATTGGAGTCTTCAATATTAGAATATGTTAGTCTCTGTCTGTCACCTACACTGATGGAAAGGGGAGTCAGTGACGTTCCTTTGCCGGAGTTTTGTGGCAAGCCACGAGCTAATTCTTTTGACAGATTATTTGGAACACATAAGAACAGAATAGCACCAACAATGTAGAGGCCCAAGGCAATAAATGGTCCACCGAAATCAGAGAGGAAGTTGTCCTTGGCCAAGTCATGTCCAGCCAAAACCGATAAAAAGTCCATAGGAGATCCTTGGCGAACACTTGCAACAACGAAATCCGTTTGGTAAATTCCATGTAAAGTTATTTTCACAATTATCACAGATAAACTTAGCAAAGCGAACACGAGTCTACACAGTCGAGAGCCGGTCCTTGGCATGTTGTCACACACACGACGAATGGGCTGAGAAATAATCCACCATAGCGATATGGGATTAAACGAAATCCATTcttttggtttagtttctgtGGCTGATTTCAGAAGATAAAGTTCCTCTCCATCCTCACCATTCTTACTGTGATGACGTCCTTTGCCAAAATGAATCCAGTCATAGACCGCTGAACAAATTCTCAACAAAAATATTGGGAAGTATACAAAGAGTAAAAGTCCCGTTATAAATGGGAGTATTCGCCACATGTTTTTGTGTCGAagtacatggttataacaatAGTTATATGGCTTTGTCCCGTTTTCCTCTATACATGACAATCCTACAACATGTGTAACCGATCGTTTCTATAGGACAAATCACATGAAGACACAGAGAATACATTAGTTGGTCTCTGATGTAGATTTTTGTCTTGTAGCAAAAGTATGTAGTCTTGTATTTGTTCTCCAAGTGAAACTCTGTTTTCATTCGATATGCCATTTTTGTTAACGCTCTGGCTATCCTCAAAGTGGTATTCATATGACCAATGACAATAGGACAGTGGTCAGTGTTCCTGACGTCGATATCTATAGGGAAAGGCTGGATCAGGACATCCTCTGTAAGCAGACCGAGGGACCAAACTCTGTACTGCGGTGGCCAGGACAGATGGTGTTGTAATGTCCCCCCGGGTTTTCCGGGGAAAGCCCACACCCATTCCTGTGGCTGTATAACGCACTTGG from Argopecten irradians isolate NY chromosome 5, Ai_NY, whole genome shotgun sequence includes:
- the LOC138323497 gene encoding uncharacterized protein; the encoded protein is MWRILPFITGLLLFVYFPIFLLRICSAVYDWIHFGKGRHHSKNGEDGEELYLLKSATETKPKEWISFNPISLWWIISQPIRRVCDNMPRTGSRLCRLVFALLSLSVIIVKITLHGIYQTDFVVASVRQGSPMDFLSVLAGHDLAKDNFLSDFGGPFIALGLYIVGAILFLCVPNNLSKELARGLPQNSGKGTSLTPLSISVGDRQRLTYSNIEDSNGYDQLSSAMVKNFFMLLNPSFTGYVFKIQLRRLQAMLSYFTVNGNCIICVLFVALLPCYLIVCLVEMAICIVFYGMPILFFMFVILRGYCLGAWNRVRTHHICYKCLVLLFIPLLITSLTYVIYVLNIVFVDSFLFLSRVVIFTYTGLFAYTTQSSGYFVLYITVIMYIGDSIQKLKTEYTNIFNNVLELCKIYAEKHGTDKVYSIVDDVACMPSDLFMSVVNRYQPLRVQLFKAILKITIISIVLYLSVELLVSFEKFKELQTLTQAITTLFVCSVPKIINSTCKKDKSRWHQKWKRELSRFINDFCRELDVISISDNHNDCVLIDTL